A window of Haliscomenobacter hydrossis DSM 1100 contains these coding sequences:
- a CDS encoding SH3 domain-containing protein: protein MRTFFSSSSLTIVQVVLLLALSSCHSKSEPFPSDPTLIRVPDTGFRLFSAPGTAGRAIRNLKKGEILHDLGEVSPFLTPLFLQGKSYVEPWLQVRTKNAEIGWVYGAVLYNLKGETAPQLPNKRLGALFGQSLAKKITRYAQRFHTVSSDQEMARTYRQFRELLDSLSLHTAFALAVNPTYTLPDLFWLPAVLPGVVPQMSSTADAYHFFAHYGVFKTRASTTIGKMDDEFFDWCIQQFPSDSIEYHYPRYTIETAAGKGHSLLGRGLHFQALQQMDSLYRRKTPFEHDLILLKNRCIDDISASKASFWEVQTKIIEELTQICQSDLVILTKADKIALETRLRQLEKPEKYGIRTDVQSGRTK, encoded by the coding sequence ATGCGGACGTTTTTTTCTTCCTCTAGCCTGACCATTGTGCAAGTGGTATTGTTGCTGGCGTTATCGTCTTGTCATTCCAAATCAGAACCATTCCCATCAGACCCCACCCTTATTCGGGTACCCGATACTGGTTTTCGTTTGTTTTCAGCCCCTGGAACAGCAGGTAGAGCCATCCGCAACCTGAAAAAAGGGGAAATACTACATGACCTGGGCGAAGTGAGTCCTTTTTTGACCCCCCTGTTCCTGCAAGGGAAATCCTATGTAGAGCCCTGGCTGCAAGTGCGCACCAAAAACGCAGAAATAGGCTGGGTGTATGGAGCCGTATTGTACAACCTAAAAGGAGAAACGGCACCCCAATTGCCCAACAAACGCCTGGGGGCATTGTTTGGCCAGTCTTTAGCCAAAAAAATTACCCGCTACGCTCAACGGTTCCATACCGTATCAAGTGATCAGGAAATGGCGCGAACCTACCGGCAATTTAGAGAACTCCTGGATTCTTTATCGTTACATACGGCTTTTGCGCTGGCGGTCAATCCCACCTATACCCTGCCCGACCTCTTTTGGCTGCCTGCGGTGTTACCCGGAGTGGTTCCACAAATGAGCAGCACTGCCGACGCCTATCACTTCTTTGCGCACTACGGCGTTTTTAAAACCAGAGCCTCAACCACCATTGGCAAAATGGATGACGAATTTTTTGATTGGTGCATTCAGCAGTTTCCATCCGATAGCATTGAATACCACTACCCCCGGTACACCATTGAAACCGCAGCGGGTAAAGGGCATAGTCTTTTGGGTCGTGGTCTGCATTTTCAAGCGCTCCAACAGATGGATTCGCTCTATCGTCGAAAAACTCCCTTCGAGCACGATCTAATTCTCCTCAAAAATCGTTGCATTGATGATATTTCTGCTTCAAAAGCTTCCTTTTGGGAGGTACAAACCAAGATTATTGAAGAATTGACACAAATTTGTCAATCAGATTTGGTGATCTTGACGAAAGCGGATAAAATTGCACTCGAAACCAGACTGCGTCAATTGGAAAAACCGGAAAAATACGGGATTCGAACGGATGTGCAGTCGGGAAGAACGAAGTAG
- a CDS encoding T9SS type A sorting domain-containing protein, translating into MQAQKIVYIILLFISTTYSARAQKFVNLDNRWRMIAYPNWVGTHPYLTFFKDSVEIEGKYYYQRYTSVDPTLQNIDTTREYYREVAGIVYYYSDPGSTNRPQERVIYNFNLNVGDSIDLITYRLKVVKIDSITLLDGSTRKRWELSTRQFAVNLYWVEGIGAIDLETLRPPVAAISDGANSFSCYFYKNELLYSYPYGVGNNDGLSCAPRLGADPVSTRDVRELSRLQVLQNYGDGQLSFRLEDPGQYQCKLFNALGALLEQKALSQGNNHFSLTAFPKGIYFLQVFDLKNLRQKTLKLIWQ; encoded by the coding sequence ATGCAAGCTCAAAAAATCGTCTACATTATACTTTTATTCATTTCCACGACCTATTCTGCACGAGCGCAAAAATTTGTCAACTTAGACAACCGTTGGCGGATGATTGCTTATCCAAACTGGGTAGGAACCCACCCTTATCTTACTTTTTTTAAAGATTCAGTGGAAATTGAGGGCAAATACTACTATCAGCGCTACACTTCCGTTGATCCAACTTTACAAAATATAGATACCACAAGGGAATATTATCGGGAGGTCGCTGGAATTGTCTACTATTACAGCGATCCTGGCAGCACCAATCGCCCTCAAGAACGGGTGATTTACAATTTCAACCTAAATGTAGGCGACTCCATAGATTTAATTACCTATCGCCTCAAAGTCGTAAAAATCGACAGCATCACCTTACTTGATGGCAGCACACGCAAACGTTGGGAATTAAGCACACGCCAGTTTGCTGTCAATCTGTACTGGGTAGAAGGCATTGGTGCGATCGATTTAGAGACTTTAAGACCACCAGTTGCTGCTATTTCTGACGGTGCGAATAGCTTCAGTTGTTATTTCTACAAAAATGAATTGTTGTATAGTTACCCATATGGTGTTGGAAACAATGATGGACTCAGTTGTGCGCCGAGATTGGGAGCCGACCCGGTAAGTACCCGTGATGTCCGCGAACTTTCCAGATTACAAGTTCTGCAAAATTATGGCGATGGTCAGCTTTCTTTCCGCCTGGAAGACCCTGGGCAGTACCAGTGTAAACTATTCAATGCCTTAGGAGCTTTGTTGGAGCAAAAGGCCCTTTCCCAAGGAAATAATCATTTCTCTTTGACTGCATTCCCCAAAGGGATTTATTTCTTGCAAGTATTCGATCTGAAAAATTTGCGGCAGAAGACATTGAAACTGATTTGGCAGTGA
- a CDS encoding sigma-70 family RNA polymerase sigma factor — MRQLKITNKITARESLALDKYLNDIGKIPMLTADDEAELARRIRQGDDDAMAKLTRANLRFVVSVAKQYQNQGLSLSDLINEGNVGLMKAAKRFDETKGFKFISYAVWWIRQSILQAIVEYSRIVRLPLNKVGSYNKVNEAYLAFIQQFEREPSNEELGELLEMNPREVGNMLKGNGRHVSVDAPLSGEEGDSTMLDVITDEDDMGPDFRLMEQSLKDEVKQGLSILNIREVEVLSAYYGLEGQKPLTLEEIGEMYGLTRERVRQIKERAIRRLRKSYNRNNLRSYLG; from the coding sequence ATGCGTCAGCTAAAAATTACGAACAAGATTACGGCCCGCGAAAGTTTGGCCCTGGACAAATACCTGAACGACATCGGTAAGATCCCCATGCTTACTGCCGATGACGAAGCAGAGCTGGCGCGCCGTATTCGACAAGGAGATGATGATGCCATGGCCAAATTGACTCGTGCCAACTTGCGCTTTGTGGTTTCCGTCGCAAAACAATACCAAAACCAGGGCCTTTCCCTCAGTGATTTGATCAATGAGGGCAACGTCGGTTTGATGAAAGCGGCCAAACGTTTTGATGAAACCAAAGGTTTTAAATTCATCTCGTACGCCGTTTGGTGGATTCGCCAATCGATCTTGCAAGCCATCGTTGAATATTCGCGGATTGTGCGCCTGCCTTTGAACAAAGTAGGTTCTTACAACAAAGTCAACGAGGCTTACCTCGCGTTCATTCAACAGTTTGAACGGGAACCGAGCAACGAAGAATTGGGTGAATTGCTGGAAATGAACCCTAGAGAAGTGGGCAATATGCTCAAGGGCAATGGCCGACACGTGAGTGTAGATGCTCCTTTGAGTGGCGAAGAGGGTGATTCCACAATGCTCGATGTGATTACTGATGAAGACGATATGGGTCCCGATTTCCGCTTGATGGAGCAATCCCTCAAAGACGAAGTCAAGCAGGGCTTGTCAATCCTGAACATTCGGGAGGTTGAAGTACTTTCGGCTTATTATGGCCTGGAAGGGCAAAAGCCCTTAACCCTCGAAGAAATTGGTGAAATGTACGGTTTGACCCGTGAGCGGGTACGGCAAATCAAAGAGCGCGCCATTCGCCGCTTGCGAAAGTCGTACAATCGCAATAACTTGAGATCTTATTTAGGCTAA